One window from the genome of Jeotgalibaca sp. MA1X17-3 encodes:
- a CDS encoding nucleoside deaminase → MITEKDKEYLKRCVTLAKTALNEGDEPFGSILVSENGEVLMEDYNHVAGGDHTQHPEFAIARWAATHMTPEERKKAVVYTSGEHCPMCSAAHGWVELGRIVYASSSAQLTEWYEDMGLEASNVYPLPIQEIIRDAIVDGPVDELAEEIRLLHYQKNMEV, encoded by the coding sequence ATGATTACCGAAAAAGATAAAGAATATTTAAAACGCTGTGTGACTTTAGCTAAAACTGCGCTAAATGAAGGAGATGAGCCTTTTGGTTCTATTTTAGTTTCTGAAAATGGAGAAGTTTTAATGGAGGACTATAATCATGTAGCCGGTGGAGATCATACCCAGCATCCAGAATTTGCGATCGCTCGTTGGGCAGCTACCCACATGACTCCAGAAGAACGAAAAAAAGCAGTCGTTTATACTTCAGGAGAACATTGTCCGATGTGTTCCGCCGCTCATGGATGGGTTGAGTTGGGTAGAATCGTTTATGCCAGTTCCTCTGCACAATTGACAGAGTGGTACGAAGATATGGGGTTGGAGGCTTCTAATGTTTACCCATTGCCTATTCAAGAAATAATCCGCGATGCAATAGTAGATGGCCCTGTTGATGAACTAGCGGAAGAAATCCGTCTATTGCACTATCAAAAAAATATGGAAGTATAA
- a CDS encoding NAD(P)/FAD-dependent oxidoreductase: MSKQKKILIIGGGLGGLSAAISLAQSGYEVSLYEKNNHIGGKLNRLEQDGFGFDLGPSILTMPKVFEKLFTDSGKNMKDYVPIERLNHQWRSFFRDGNVIDLYENLQDMENKNPSLSEEDIHQFKELLSYSENLYHTIEKGYFDKGLDSTKEIGELHGVISTFKNFDLFSTVHQAIDKRISNKQFGDMLSYFSKYVGSSPYDAPALLNMLIYMQQDQGAWYVPGGMHLLAKGMVKLAKQIGVTFHTGQAITEVHKEDGMITEAILEDGTVLTADYYISNMEVIPFYEQLLHEEEEYVEKLKKKFEPASSGMIMHLGVKKEYPQLGHHNFFFAKDQKRQMNKIFHQHKLPDDPVIYLVNVNKTDSSQAPEGHENIKVLPHIPYIQDEPFTQAEYDEFAERVLIKLEEMGLEDLRENIVTKDIWTPEDIKDTYWSDRGAIYGTLSDRKLNKGFKHPKHSERYDNLYFVGGTVNPGGGMPMVTLSGQQVRDKIVARDKNFETIMDALHQLEK, from the coding sequence TTGTCCAAACAAAAAAAGATTCTCATTATTGGAGGCGGATTAGGGGGATTGTCCGCAGCAATTTCTCTTGCCCAAAGTGGCTATGAAGTCTCACTTTATGAAAAAAATAATCATATAGGGGGAAAGTTAAATCGTTTAGAACAAGATGGATTTGGTTTTGATTTAGGTCCCTCTATCTTAACGATGCCAAAGGTTTTTGAAAAACTGTTTACAGACAGTGGAAAAAACATGAAAGATTATGTACCCATTGAAAGATTAAATCATCAATGGCGCTCATTTTTCCGTGATGGTAATGTTATTGATTTATATGAAAATCTACAGGATATGGAAAATAAAAATCCGTCTTTAAGTGAGGAAGATATCCATCAGTTTAAGGAATTACTTAGCTATTCTGAAAACCTCTACCATACGATTGAAAAGGGGTATTTTGATAAAGGATTGGATAGTACAAAAGAAATTGGAGAATTGCATGGAGTAATTAGTACGTTTAAAAACTTTGATTTATTTTCAACGGTTCATCAAGCGATCGATAAACGAATAAGCAATAAGCAGTTTGGAGATATGCTATCTTATTTCAGTAAATACGTAGGTTCTTCACCTTATGATGCACCAGCTTTACTAAACATGTTGATTTATATGCAACAAGATCAAGGAGCATGGTATGTGCCAGGTGGAATGCATCTTTTGGCAAAGGGAATGGTGAAGCTTGCAAAACAAATTGGAGTGACATTCCATACAGGACAAGCAATTACTGAAGTTCATAAAGAAGATGGAATGATTACGGAAGCTATTCTGGAAGATGGGACTGTTTTGACTGCAGACTACTATATTTCTAATATGGAAGTCATCCCATTCTATGAACAATTACTGCATGAGGAAGAAGAGTATGTCGAAAAACTAAAGAAAAAATTTGAACCAGCTAGTTCTGGAATGATTATGCACTTAGGGGTTAAAAAAGAGTATCCGCAACTAGGTCATCATAATTTCTTTTTTGCAAAAGATCAAAAACGTCAAATGAACAAAATTTTTCATCAACATAAACTACCAGATGATCCGGTTATTTATTTGGTAAATGTCAATAAAACAGATTCTTCCCAAGCTCCTGAAGGACATGAAAATATCAAAGTGTTACCCCATATTCCTTATATTCAAGATGAACCTTTCACACAAGCCGAGTATGATGAATTTGCAGAACGTGTATTAATTAAACTAGAAGAAATGGGATTAGAAGACTTACGAGAAAACATCGTAACGAAAGATATTTGGACCCCAGAAGACATTAAGGATACTTATTGGTCAGATCGTGGAGCGATTTATGGAACACTTTCCGATCGTAAATTAAATAAAGGATTTAAACATCCTAAGCATAGTGAGCGTTATGATAATTTGTATTTTGTTGGCGGAACAGTAAACCCAGGTGGGGGTATGCCGATGGTTACCTTAAGTGGTCAACAAGTGCGAGATAAAATTGTCGCAAGAGATAAAAATTTTGAAACAATAATGGATGCCCTTCATCAATTAGAAAAATAG
- a CDS encoding glycosyltransferase, producing MSILEAINLIAGFLALVVGIVMFWSLPVPSPQKREYTKLPFISIIIPARNEAERISPLLESLQKQSFQSFEIIVVDDDSTDNTSAIAVEYGAKVVQSRGEFWCWKINGLLDWSKTSQRGVALIP from the coding sequence ATGTCTATTTTAGAAGCAATAAATCTTATTGCAGGATTTTTAGCATTGGTGGTTGGGATTGTTATGTTTTGGTCTTTACCAGTTCCGTCTCCTCAAAAACGTGAATATACAAAACTTCCATTTATTTCTATTATTATTCCAGCTCGAAATGAAGCGGAACGGATTTCCCCTTTACTAGAATCTTTACAAAAGCAAAGTTTTCAATCATTTGAAATAATAGTTGTAGATGATGATTCAACAGATAATACTTCAGCTATTGCGGTAGAATATGGTGCGAAAGTCGTTCAAAGTAGAGGAGAATTCTGGTGCTGGAAAATCAATGGCTTGTTGGATTGGAGCAAAACAAGCCAAAGGGGAGTGGCTCTTATTCCTTGA
- a CDS encoding thioesterase family protein gives MNFKPYQHHTQYYETDQMKIIHHSNYIRWFESARVDFLDQMGLSYAEMERRGISIPVLSIAAEYKAMIKFGDSVLIDVTVETYNGVKLALSYTVTDLKTSELRTTGTSLHCFMNDAGKPLSLRRVAPEIHEKFQLLVQNK, from the coding sequence GTGAATTTTAAACCGTATCAACACCATACACAATATTACGAAACAGACCAAATGAAAATTATCCATCATTCTAACTATATCCGATGGTTTGAAAGTGCTCGCGTAGACTTTTTAGATCAAATGGGTCTAAGTTATGCAGAAATGGAACGGAGAGGGATTTCCATCCCAGTTTTATCGATAGCAGCTGAATACAAAGCTATGATAAAGTTTGGTGATTCCGTTTTGATTGATGTAACCGTGGAAACATATAATGGAGTCAAATTAGCTCTTTCGTATACGGTAACAGATTTAAAAACCAGTGAACTACGAACAACTGGAACCTCCTTACATTGTTTCATGAATGATGCTGGCAAGCCTCTCTCTCTTAGAAGAGTTGCTCCCGAAATTCATGAAAAATTTCAACTGCTCGTTCAAAATAAATAA
- a CDS encoding NAD(P)/FAD-dependent oxidoreductase — protein MSKKIIVIGAGAAGLASAIRLQYAGYQVELYEKESTPGGKMNQIEMEGYRFDLGPTIVMMPSMYREIFEYCGRNPDDYVPMEQLDPMYRVYFSKDTSRPMDVSNDLVQWTRTLESISNEDAAGFLDYLGDLYRGFNVAWDSILQRPFRKPSDFYNLSMLKKGMKMKAGRNANQFIGKYIKDERIKQMLSFQTLYIGISPTQSPSFYTMIPAIQFTHGVWFMKGGMHTMATSMEKLFKELGGTIHYQAEVEEILIKDKKAIGIRVNQKQILSDYVVCNADFPYAMKNLVQDKEAKGKYTDKKIDQMKYSCSCFVMYLGMDRKYDEWEHVHNFVFSDQFEENMNDIFEGNKIKKGSFYVYIASKLDPTLAPEGKDGIYIMMPVSNISSSKYKWNDETIADYRTYILDTLKTIEGFENLENEIVAEKHFTPVDFEETFHAYNGATFGLLPSLNQSGPMRPQSKSKTSSNLYFTGSSTHPGAGVPIVLLSAKIAAQELIQDDQGIIFDYDH, from the coding sequence TTGAGTAAAAAAATCATTGTTATCGGAGCAGGCGCTGCAGGATTGGCTAGTGCCATTCGATTACAATACGCAGGGTATCAAGTAGAACTATATGAAAAAGAATCTACCCCCGGTGGTAAAATGAACCAAATTGAAATGGAAGGGTATCGGTTTGATTTGGGACCAACGATTGTGATGATGCCCAGCATGTATCGAGAAATATTTGAATATTGCGGACGTAATCCGGATGACTATGTCCCGATGGAACAACTTGATCCGATGTATCGGGTTTACTTTAGCAAGGATACTTCTAGACCAATGGATGTATCCAATGATTTAGTTCAATGGACTCGAACACTCGAATCAATCAGTAATGAAGATGCTGCTGGATTTTTAGATTACCTAGGCGATTTATATAGGGGATTTAATGTTGCTTGGGATAGTATTTTACAAAGACCTTTTCGAAAGCCAAGTGATTTTTATAATCTATCTATGTTGAAAAAAGGTATGAAAATGAAAGCAGGTCGTAATGCCAATCAATTCATTGGAAAATATATAAAAGATGAAAGAATCAAGCAAATGCTTAGCTTTCAGACCTTATATATTGGAATTTCTCCAACGCAAAGTCCTTCTTTTTACACTATGATTCCAGCAATTCAATTCACACATGGTGTTTGGTTCATGAAGGGAGGCATGCATACGATGGCTACTTCTATGGAAAAATTATTTAAAGAACTTGGTGGCACAATTCATTACCAAGCAGAGGTTGAAGAAATCTTGATTAAAGATAAAAAAGCAATTGGAATTCGAGTCAATCAAAAACAGATTCTGTCAGACTATGTGGTTTGTAATGCTGATTTCCCGTATGCAATGAAAAACTTAGTTCAAGATAAAGAAGCAAAAGGGAAGTACACCGATAAAAAAATTGATCAGATGAAATATTCCTGTTCGTGTTTTGTCATGTACTTGGGCATGGATCGTAAATATGATGAATGGGAACACGTTCATAATTTTGTCTTTAGTGATCAATTCGAAGAAAATATGAATGATATATTTGAAGGGAATAAAATAAAAAAAGGATCTTTTTATGTGTATATCGCATCTAAGTTGGATCCAACTCTTGCTCCAGAAGGGAAAGATGGTATTTATATCATGATGCCCGTTTCTAATATTTCTTCTTCCAAATACAAATGGAATGATGAAACAATAGCGGATTATCGAACGTATATTTTAGATACATTAAAAACCATTGAAGGATTTGAAAATCTAGAAAATGAAATTGTTGCTGAAAAACATTTCACACCAGTAGATTTTGAAGAGACTTTTCATGCATATAATGGTGCGACATTCGGACTTTTACCATCCCTTAATCAAAGTGGACCTATGCGTCCGCAAAGTAAAAGTAAAACTAGTTCTAATTTATACTTCACTGGAAGTAGTACACATCCTGGTGCAGGTGTACCGATTGTGTTACTATCTGCTAAAATCGCAGCACAAGAGCTGATTCAAGATGATCAAGGGATTATTTTTGACTACGATCATTAG
- a CDS encoding CoA pyrophosphatase: MINKIEKILNEHEPAPLGKQRLFSVLLPLIQHNGEWHILYEVRSQKISQPGETAFPGGAVENDETFEEAAIRETMEELNLEQENIRILGEIDYTVSELAIIHCFVGEIVGVTLDDIHFNEEVEELFVIPVSYLIKNKPHYYSSEFKWKHPDDFPYHLLPNGKNYRFRPGKHLIPFYHLKKHSLWGFTANMTDCFINLIEEQNNSK, from the coding sequence ATGATTAATAAAATTGAGAAAATTTTAAACGAACATGAACCAGCACCATTGGGAAAACAACGTCTATTTTCTGTTCTGTTGCCTTTAATTCAGCATAATGGAGAATGGCATATTTTATATGAAGTACGTAGTCAAAAAATATCCCAACCAGGGGAAACTGCTTTTCCAGGAGGAGCAGTTGAAAATGATGAAACATTTGAAGAAGCAGCTATTCGTGAAACAATGGAAGAATTAAATCTGGAACAAGAAAACATTCGAATCTTAGGTGAAATCGACTACACTGTTAGTGAGTTGGCAATTATTCATTGTTTTGTGGGTGAAATTGTAGGTGTGACTTTAGATGATATTCATTTTAATGAAGAAGTGGAAGAGTTGTTTGTTATTCCAGTAAGTTATTTAATCAAAAACAAACCCCATTATTATTCATCAGAATTCAAGTGGAAACATCCTGACGATTTTCCATACCATCTTCTACCAAATGGGAAAAACTATCGATTCCGTCCTGGTAAACATCTCATTCCTTTCTATCATTTAAAAAAGCATTCTCTTTGGGGATTTACCGCCAACATGACTGATTGCTTTATTAACTTGATTGAAGAGCAAAATAATTCCAAATAA
- a CDS encoding dicarboxylate/amino acid:cation symporter, protein MKKRKIGLVPKLVLGILLGIIVGSFAPTGIIKIFMTFTSFVSAYISFIIPLMIIAFVTAGIGELKSGAGKLLGLTLSLAYGFTLISGTFSYTISRLVFPLFINGTTTEMVGNTHTAVVEPFFSIPLSPMVEVTGALVFSFIMGLGISALRGQERSHKIGEMMSDFFTGFQGIIHMVLSKTIIPLLPYYIAATFAYMSYTGDVWRILSIFWRVYLLIFAMHFMIILFQFSIAGVITKQRPWKFLRNQLPAWLTAVGTQSSATTIPVSVEAAKNNGVSKSIREFVVPLGATIHLSGSMISLTAFSTAILMMNQMDFSFKIILPFIAVLGISMVAAPGAPGGAVMSALPFLPLIGISSEGALASLMIALYLTQDSFGTACNVSGDNAIAIIVDRVKGRFGIFEEDEDQIEEAELV, encoded by the coding sequence ATGAAGAAAAGGAAAATCGGTCTGGTACCAAAATTAGTGTTAGGAATTTTATTAGGGATAATAGTGGGCTCATTTGCTCCGACAGGAATAATTAAAATATTTATGACTTTTACCTCCTTTGTATCTGCGTATATATCTTTTATTATTCCGCTTATGATTATTGCATTTGTAACTGCTGGAATTGGAGAATTAAAAAGTGGAGCAGGAAAGTTGTTAGGACTAACTCTAAGTTTAGCTTATGGATTCACTCTCATTTCTGGAACATTTTCCTATACGATTTCTCGTTTAGTTTTCCCACTGTTTATCAATGGGACCACTACAGAAATGGTTGGGAATACTCATACAGCTGTGGTAGAACCTTTTTTTTCTATCCCACTCTCTCCAATGGTTGAAGTTACTGGAGCATTAGTGTTTTCTTTTATAATGGGATTAGGAATTTCAGCCCTACGTGGTCAAGAAAGAAGTCATAAAATAGGTGAGATGATGAGTGACTTTTTCACTGGCTTTCAAGGGATTATTCATATGGTTTTGTCTAAAACCATTATTCCGCTTTTACCTTACTATATAGCAGCAACCTTTGCTTACATGAGTTATACTGGAGATGTTTGGCGTATTCTTAGTATTTTCTGGCGTGTATACTTATTAATTTTTGCGATGCATTTTATGATTATTCTTTTCCAATTTAGTATTGCAGGAGTAATAACCAAACAACGTCCTTGGAAGTTTTTGAGAAATCAACTTCCAGCATGGCTAACTGCTGTTGGAACACAATCTTCAGCAACAACGATACCAGTCAGTGTGGAAGCAGCGAAGAATAATGGTGTTTCGAAAAGTATCCGTGAATTTGTTGTTCCTTTGGGAGCAACGATACACTTATCGGGCAGCATGATTTCTTTAACTGCCTTTTCAACCGCAATATTGATGATGAATCAAATGGACTTTAGCTTTAAAATAATCTTGCCATTTATTGCTGTATTAGGAATCAGCATGGTAGCTGCTCCTGGAGCACCTGGAGGAGCAGTCATGAGTGCTTTACCGTTCTTGCCTTTGATTGGAATCAGTTCCGAAGGGGCATTAGCAAGCTTAATGATTGCCCTTTACCTGACTCAAGATAGCTTTGGAACAGCCTGTAATGTTTCTGGGGACAATGCTATTGCCATCATTGTTGATCGGGTGAAAGGTCGTTTTGGTATCTTTGAAGAAGATGAAGATCAAATAGAAGAAGCAGAGCTAGTATAA
- a CDS encoding RQC domain-containing protein yields the protein MIGKDGSTIIYCNTRKNVESVYQTLTKKGFPVARYHGGLSSDERNKNQEDFIYDKKTVMVATNAFGMGIDKPDVRKVIHYNMPLDVESYYQEAGRAGRDGAEAEAILLYSAQDIITNTFLIEQGNQAHATDRLKRMISYCKTGQCLRKFLLNYFDEEPAWQKCEHCSTCDGHTEVYDITVGCQKILSCIYRMEQRFGTGLITDVLRGKNTERIRSMKFDELSTYGLMSSSSDADIKDMISLMLGEGYLMLSGDTYPIIKFTAKTGELLKGKVQLLMTKKIVEDVPEQKKKSTEAYDYDETLFEELRILRTEIAKDIGKPPFVVFADRSLMDMAEKLPLTDQDFLEIHGVGQTKLETYGDAFLSVIHTYTKNKTVISS from the coding sequence TTGATTGGAAAGGATGGTTCAACAATTATTTATTGTAATACGCGAAAAAATGTAGAGTCCGTTTATCAAACGCTAACTAAAAAAGGATTTCCGGTAGCTCGCTACCATGGCGGTTTAAGTTCGGATGAACGTAATAAAAATCAAGAGGATTTTATTTACGATAAAAAAACAGTAATGGTAGCGACGAATGCGTTTGGTATGGGAATTGATAAACCAGATGTAAGAAAGGTTATTCATTATAATATGCCATTGGATGTAGAGAGTTATTATCAAGAAGCAGGAAGAGCTGGTAGAGATGGAGCTGAGGCTGAAGCAATTCTTTTGTATTCGGCACAAGATATTATTACGAATACATTCTTAATCGAACAAGGGAATCAAGCTCATGCAACGGATCGCTTAAAAAGAATGATTTCCTATTGTAAAACAGGGCAGTGTTTACGAAAATTTCTTCTTAATTATTTTGATGAAGAGCCTGCTTGGCAAAAATGTGAACATTGTTCTACTTGTGATGGGCACACTGAAGTATATGATATAACTGTGGGATGTCAGAAAATCCTTTCTTGTATTTATCGGATGGAACAACGATTTGGTACGGGATTAATTACTGATGTTCTTAGAGGAAAGAATACAGAACGAATTCGGAGTATGAAATTTGATGAACTCTCTACCTATGGATTGATGTCTAGCTCCAGCGATGCAGATATTAAAGATATGATTTCTTTAATGCTTGGAGAAGGGTACTTGATGCTTTCTGGAGATACGTATCCTATTATAAAATTCACTGCTAAAACAGGTGAACTTCTCAAGGGAAAAGTTCAATTACTGATGACGAAAAAAATTGTAGAGGATGTACCCGAACAAAAGAAAAAATCTACTGAAGCATATGACTATGATGAAACTTTATTTGAAGAACTTCGGATATTGCGAACAGAGATTGCTAAAGATATCGGAAAACCTCCTTTTGTTGTTTTTGCAGATCGTAGTTTAATGGATATGGCAGAAAAATTGCCTCTTACAGATCAAGATTTTTTAGAAATCCATGGGGTAGGACAAACTAAATTAGAAACGTATGGAGACGCATTTCTTTCTGTTATACATACATATACAAAAAACAAGACGGTTATATCCAGTTAA
- a CDS encoding glycosyltransferase, with amino-acid sequence MACWIGAKQAKGEWLLFLDADTQFTNEDSMGNLLNLYQQKGASGILSIQPYHTVEHWYEQLSAIFNIIVIVGMNLFTVWKRKFKTAGSFGPCMLTSREDYFLTGGHKEIQDAIMDDLAMGQAFLDHRLPVYCLGGKDTLSFRMYPEGFKTLIEGWCKSFAMGAKATHPIVMLLVITWISGSFISVGELITSVNSGSLVAIIFSSILYLLYAIQTGIFARRCGNFKWIIFLFYPFLFLFFAGIFLYSLFCVYVLGTVTWKGRKIEV; translated from the coding sequence ATGGCTTGTTGGATTGGAGCAAAACAAGCCAAAGGGGAGTGGCTCTTATTCCTTGATGCAGACACTCAATTTACGAATGAAGATAGCATGGGGAATCTACTGAACCTCTATCAACAAAAAGGAGCTTCTGGTATTTTATCGATACAACCCTATCATACCGTTGAACACTGGTATGAACAGTTATCAGCTATTTTTAATATTATTGTAATTGTCGGGATGAATCTCTTTACCGTTTGGAAAAGGAAATTCAAAACAGCAGGGTCTTTTGGTCCTTGCATGTTAACGAGTAGGGAAGATTATTTCCTAACAGGTGGACATAAAGAAATCCAGGATGCGATCATGGATGATTTAGCAATGGGACAAGCTTTTCTGGATCACCGTCTTCCCGTTTATTGTTTGGGTGGAAAAGATACCCTATCTTTTCGAATGTACCCCGAAGGATTTAAAACGTTAATAGAAGGATGGTGTAAAAGTTTCGCTATGGGTGCAAAGGCTACGCATCCTATTGTGATGCTGCTAGTGATTACCTGGATTTCAGGTAGTTTCATTAGTGTGGGAGAATTAATTACTTCTGTAAATTCGGGTAGTCTAGTAGCTATTATTTTTAGTAGTATCCTGTATTTATTATATGCCATCCAAACAGGGATATTTGCTCGACGTTGTGGTAACTTTAAATGGATCATCTTCCTTTTCTATCCATTTTTGTTTCTGTTTTTTGCAGGAATCTTTTTATACTCCCTATTTTGTGTATATGTTTTAGGTACAGTTACCTGGAAGGGTCGGAAGATTGAAGTTTGA
- a CDS encoding ribose-phosphate pyrophosphokinase, producing the protein MEQENKLKVFCGNGNRPLAQKIANVFGKDLGKCKIVRFSDGEIYINIEESVRDNDVYIIQSTNGNVNEYYMELMIMIDAMKRASAKTINVVLPYYGYSRQDRKSLPHEPITAKLIANMITIAGATRVLTLDLHTVQVQGFFDIPLDNLFTVPLFANHLIEQGMHGDNYVVVAPKNSGIERARELAEYLDTTLAIVDQDGEQGYVIGDVTNKTCIIIDDMLNTGTTISSASTLLMEANATEVFVCASHALLSDHAKQLLEQSPITEIFVTDSCEVDKDRQPNQLTYISCAPLIGEAMKRIYEQESMSPLFGLEGMKCISPEN; encoded by the coding sequence ATGGAGCAAGAAAATAAATTAAAAGTTTTTTGTGGCAATGGAAATAGACCATTAGCACAAAAAATTGCAAATGTTTTTGGAAAAGATTTAGGAAAATGTAAAATCGTTCGATTTAGCGATGGGGAAATTTACATTAACATAGAAGAAAGTGTGCGAGATAATGATGTGTACATCATTCAATCAACGAACGGAAATGTAAATGAATACTACATGGAATTAATGATTATGATTGATGCCATGAAACGTGCTAGTGCTAAAACAATTAACGTGGTTCTTCCTTATTATGGATATTCACGCCAAGATCGTAAATCTCTTCCGCACGAACCGATTACTGCAAAGCTAATCGCAAATATGATTACAATAGCAGGTGCTACTCGTGTCCTAACACTAGATCTCCATACGGTGCAAGTACAAGGATTCTTTGATATTCCTTTAGACAATTTATTTACTGTTCCACTTTTTGCAAATCATCTGATTGAACAAGGTATGCATGGCGACAATTATGTCGTTGTTGCTCCTAAAAACAGTGGGATTGAACGTGCAAGAGAATTAGCTGAATATCTAGATACAACTTTAGCTATTGTCGATCAAGATGGTGAACAAGGTTACGTTATTGGAGATGTAACCAATAAAACATGTATCATTATAGATGACATGTTAAATACAGGAACTACTATTTCATCAGCCTCTACTCTATTAATGGAAGCAAATGCGACAGAAGTTTTTGTATGTGCATCACATGCTTTACTCTCTGATCATGCAAAACAACTTCTGGAACAATCTCCTATCACTGAAATCTTCGTAACAGATTCCTGTGAGGTAGATAAAGATAGACAACCGAACCAATTAACTTATATTTCTTGTGCTCCACTTATTGGGGAAGCTATGAAACGTATTTATGAACAAGAATCAATGAGCCCATTATTTGGACTAGAAGGAATGAAATGCATTAGCCCAGAGAATTAA
- a CDS encoding RecQ family ATP-dependent DNA helicase, with protein MQDIKTVLKTYYGYEEFRPGQEEMIRAILDQQDVLGIMPTGGGKSLCYQIPAIVMEGTALVISPLISLMKDQVDGLRVMGVRAAYMNSQMRPKEYQQTMDDLLNGMLDLLYIAPERLDNDSFLHMLQEIEISMVAVDEAHCISQWGQDFRPSYQNILQLRDYLHASTPFVAFTATATNRVKDDIIHRLRLRQPYLFTASFDRPNLYFSVIETKKKVKNYFL; from the coding sequence ATGCAAGATATAAAGACGGTTTTAAAAACCTATTATGGGTATGAAGAGTTCCGTCCTGGACAAGAAGAAATGATCCGTGCTATTTTGGATCAACAAGACGTATTGGGAATTATGCCAACTGGTGGTGGAAAATCTCTTTGTTACCAAATACCTGCAATTGTCATGGAAGGAACTGCCTTAGTTATTTCACCACTTATTTCTTTAATGAAAGATCAAGTAGATGGATTACGAGTAATGGGAGTCCGGGCTGCGTATATGAACAGTCAAATGAGACCAAAAGAGTATCAGCAAACGATGGATGACTTATTAAATGGGATGCTAGATTTACTGTACATTGCACCAGAACGCTTAGATAATGATTCTTTTTTACATATGTTGCAAGAAATTGAAATTAGTATGGTTGCGGTAGATGAAGCTCACTGTATTTCTCAATGGGGCCAAGATTTCCGTCCGAGTTATCAAAATATCCTTCAATTACGTGATTACTTACATGCATCCACTCCATTTGTAGCTTTTACTGCGACGGCAACCAATCGAGTAAAGGATGATATCATTCACCGGCTTCGGTTGAGACAACCGTATTTATTTACAGCTAGTTTTGATCGACCTAATTTGTATTTTTCGGTAATTGAAACAAAGAAAAAAGTAAAGAATTACTTCCTTTGA
- a CDS encoding tocopherol cyclase family protein — translation MKKPLLFQGNLKKKPYFEGWYYKQVSEDKKSAISFIPGISLNENDPHSFIQYIFTHDNVNGNPQMESGYIRFGVDEFTWSDKPFAVKIGDNLFTENFVSVHLQNDTHQIEGMLHLGAFTPIERSVYMPNIMGPFAYIPHMECYHGVNSMSHELNGTLDINGENIEFTDGKGYIEKDWGTNFPRDYVWLQSNHFNDSNTSIFFSNAHIPFYGSEFQGYICNLLLEGKQYRFATYTKTPMEIEIKEGKRVIVCMEDDKYRLTLDAQPADQKELLAPIPEGMKKIIKEGISGELKITFTDKKTGYHYEDIGKMAGIEIVE, via the coding sequence ATGAAAAAACCTTTATTATTTCAAGGGAATTTAAAAAAGAAACCATATTTTGAAGGTTGGTATTATAAACAAGTTAGTGAAGATAAGAAAAGTGCGATTAGTTTTATACCAGGAATTAGTTTAAATGAAAATGATCCACATAGTTTTATCCAATATATATTCACTCATGACAATGTAAACGGAAACCCCCAAATGGAAAGTGGATATATTCGTTTTGGTGTCGATGAATTTACATGGAGCGACAAACCATTTGCAGTTAAAATAGGCGATAATCTATTTACTGAAAATTTTGTGTCTGTTCACTTACAAAATGATACGCATCAAATAGAAGGGATGCTACATTTAGGTGCCTTCACACCAATTGAACGAAGTGTTTATATGCCTAATATCATGGGACCTTTTGCATATATTCCTCATATGGAATGTTATCACGGTGTAAATAGTATGAGCCATGAACTGAATGGTACATTAGATATTAATGGAGAAAACATTGAATTTACAGATGGCAAAGGTTATATTGAAAAAGATTGGGGAACGAATTTCCCCCGTGATTATGTGTGGTTACAAAGTAATCACTTTAATGATTCAAATACAAGTATCTTTTTTTCGAATGCACATATTCCCTTTTATGGAAGCGAATTTCAGGGATATATTTGTAATTTACTTTTAGAAGGTAAACAGTATCGATTTGCAACTTATACAAAAACACCTATGGAAATTGAAATTAAAGAAGGTAAACGAGTTATTGTTTGTATGGAAGATGACAAATATCGCTTAACATTAGATGCACAACCTGCTGATCAAAAAGAGCTTCTTGCTCCAATTCCAGAAGGGATGAAAAAAATTATTAAAGAAGGAATTTCTGGAGAATTAAAAATTACTTTTACTGACAAAAAAACAGGTTATCACTATGAAGATATTGGTAAAATGGCAGGTATAGAAATAGTAGAGTAA